Sequence from the Coleofasciculaceae cyanobacterium genome:
CATGGTGTCAGCAACTTGGTAAAAACGCTAGGGAAAGAGTTGAGTCTAAATTTAGCTGGGATGGCGTAGCCTCTCAATTAGACCAACAATATCTATCCGAGTTGAATAAGTTACACCAGGAGTTTTTAACCCCAGCCGTGTAATTACTCTTCGTGGCGTTGCTTAGTTTGAATATGTACAAAAACAATAATTAATTTTATCTGCGTATTCTAATTCAGCATCGTCACATCAACTAAAAATATAATTAGGAGTTTCTTATGAACTTAACTAAATTAACTACAGCTACTATTATTACTCTTAGTCTAACTGTACCCGCTGGCATAGCCTTGAGCCAGGATAAAGAAGGAACTGTAGACCAAAACCTAAACCAGGCTGAACAAAACATGGATAACATGGGCGAAAACCTCAATGATGCAGGAAACGCCCTTGATAACGGTGTTGAAAATACTGGCAAAGCTGCCGAACAGGGTTTAGACAATACTGGTGCAGCGATAGAACAAGGAGCGCAAGATGGGGGTGCTGTTATTGAACGCAACTCTAATCAGGCCCAACAGCAAGTAGAACAAACTGCGGCAGAAGCACAAAGAAACATCAACCAGGCTGCTGAAGCAGCGCAAGCCGAAATGGCCCAAACCGCTGCTGATATAGAACAGCGAGATAACTGGGGTTGGTTAGGACTACTTGGTTTACTTGGTCTGTTTGGTTTGGCTGGTAGAAACAAGAAAACTCGCATTGTCGAGGAGCACCGCGATCTAAAACCTTTAGATCCTAATGAGGGCAATACATATGTATAACAGCTAATCAATTGACTAGCTAATTAACGAGAAGGGACAGATTCCTGTCCCTTTTTTGTG
This genomic interval carries:
- a CDS encoding WGxxGxxG family protein, producing the protein MNLTKLTTATIITLSLTVPAGIALSQDKEGTVDQNLNQAEQNMDNMGENLNDAGNALDNGVENTGKAAEQGLDNTGAAIEQGAQDGGAVIERNSNQAQQQVEQTAAEAQRNINQAAEAAQAEMAQTAADIEQRDNWGWLGLLGLLGLFGLAGRNKKTRIVEEHRDLKPLDPNEGNTYV